Genomic segment of Longimicrobiales bacterium:
CGTGATACGCAACGGCATCGAGCGCTCCGCCCTCTTCAGCGAGCTGGACAGCCGGGTGACGGCGCTCGAGGATGCAAACGTGGAGCTGAACGGCATGCGGCAACGCCTGATGAGGGCATTCCTGTGAGGTGTGCGTGAGCTTCGGGGCGCCCGACGCGCCTCCGGGAACGCCGGGCGGCGAGAGCATAGCGGCGCTCGTCCAGCAGGCGAAGCTGGCGACGCTGGGTATGCTGGTCGCCGGCATTGCGCACGAGCTGAACACGCCGCTCGGTGCGCTGCACGGCAACCACGACGTGCTGCAGCGCGCGCTGCACAAGCTGCACGCCATCCTGGAAGACGAGGTGGTAGAGCCGCACGAGCTGGACGAGGTGCGTCGCATCGTCGCGGCTGTCACCAGCATTGTCCAGGTCAACGAGCTGGCGATGGCGCGCATGGTCCAGCTGGTGAAGGACCTGCGCAACTTCGGCCGGCTCGACCGCGCCGACATCGATGTCGTGGACCTGCACGAGGGGATCCGCAGCACGATCGCGATCATGGGCGTGCATTCGCGCACTGTCACGATCGACACCGAGTTCGGCGTGCTGCCGGCCGTGCGCTGCCACCCGGACCGATTGAATCAGGTCTGGATGAACCTGCTCATGAACGCGGTACACGCATCGCCCGCAGGCGGCCGCGTGCACGTCCGGACTCACCCTCTCGACGCCATGGTCCGCATCGAGATCGTTGACGACGGCGCCGGCATTCCGACAGAGAACCTCGAGCGCATCTTCGAGCCCGGCTTCACGACGAAATCCGGCCGCGTCGGCATGGGGCTGGGTCTCGCCATTGCACGCGAGGTCGTCCAGCAGCACGGCGGCAGCATCCGCGTCGCCAGCGAGCGCGGCGTCGGCACGACATTCACCATAGACCTGCCGGTTGCCGGCCCCATCGCGGACACCGAGCCGGCAGCCAGCCATGGAGGTGCGGCGTGATGTGCAGGCATTTTCGGGAACCGATCATGCGGCTGCTGGTCGGCGCTGTAGTGGTCCTGTCTGCCGCGGGCGCGGAGCCGCTGCGCGCGCAGTCGTACAACTTCCTTCACCCGATGGACCTGATCGAGCGAACGCTGCGGGCCGAGAATCCGCACATCATCGACTGGCGCGGCTCACGGGCCGAGGGTGACCGCACCAGTCGCGTGACGCTCCTGATCGAGGACAGCGCGGTCATGATCCTGCAATGGGCGAACGCGCCGCGCGGCGGCAGCACGTTCAACAACGAGCCACGCTATGAGGCCGCGGCCTACGCGTTCCAGCGCATGTTCCTGCCGGAGAGCGAATACGTCGTGCCGCCGACGGTGCTGCGTGCCTTCCCGCTGGATTTCGTGCGGCAGCGCGCGCCCGACGCCGATCCGACGTTCCGCGGTGCGGCGTCGGTGCTCGTCGTGCTCCAGTACTGGCTCAGCTACGTTTCGCAGGACAGCGTATGGCAGCCGCGGCGGGCGGAGACGGATACACTCTATGCACGAAAAGTCGGCAACCTGAACGTGTTCACGCATCTGATCAATCACAGTGACAGCAACATCGGCAACATCCTGATCTCGCAGGCATCGGATGATCCGCGCATGTTTTCAGTCGACAACGGCGTAGCGTTCCGCAGTGACCCAAGCAATCGCGGGACGGAGTGGCAGGACATGCGGGTGAAGCGGATCCCTGCGAGCACGGTCGAGCGGCTGCGCAGGATCACACGGGAGGATCTGGACCGGGAGCTGGGCGTGCTGGCCGAGTTCGAGATCCGGGACGGCCAGCTGGTCGAGGTCCCGCCGGGTCCGAACCTGAGCCCCGGCCGCGGAGTACGACAGGAGGACGGGCGCGTTCAGGTCGGTCTGACATCGGGCGAGATCGGTGATCTCGAGCGGCGCCTGCGTAACCTGCTCCGATCGGTGGATCGTGGTCGACTCGATACGTTCTGAGAACCCGGCGCGCGGCGTCGCGCGTGCGCTGCGCATGGGCCTGGTGCTCGCGGTGCTCGGTGTGCTGGCGTTCGCGTGGCGCCAGGAGATGCGTTTTGACGGCGAGTACGGACTGGTCGTCTTCATCGAGCGAGACACTCTCGAGGTGCGCTGGCTGACGGGGCAAGCGGGCGCGGGCATGCTCGAGATCGCGCCCGGGCCTGGCGGCACGCCGGTGCGCGTGCTCACGCCGAGCAGCTTCCGGCACCAGG
This window contains:
- a CDS encoding HAMP domain-containing sensor histidine kinase: MSFGAPDAPPGTPGGESIAALVQQAKLATLGMLVAGIAHELNTPLGALHGNHDVLQRALHKLHAILEDEVVEPHELDEVRRIVAAVTSIVQVNELAMARMVQLVKDLRNFGRLDRADIDVVDLHEGIRSTIAIMGVHSRTVTIDTEFGVLPAVRCHPDRLNQVWMNLLMNAVHASPAGGRVHVRTHPLDAMVRIEIVDDGAGIPTENLERIFEPGFTTKSGRVGMGLGLAIAREVVQQHGGSIRVASERGVGTTFTIDLPVAGPIADTEPAASHGGAA